GCTTCAATCGTAAGCAGCTGTGTATTGATGTTCGTCCTGTTAAGTGCAGCCAGCTGAGGAGGAAGATCCCCTATATAGACCGGGTTGATTCCACTTGCATCTACCAGACACGGTACTTCCACGCATGCGTCTTTAGGCAGATTGGTAATCAGCCCCGTATTCATCACGTTGCCGCCAATTTTGTAAGGGCGGTTCGTCTCCATAGCCTCCAGGATGTAAGAGGCATATTCATGGGAGCGATGATGTTCCAGATTTTTATTATGAACCAGATCTTTCTTCATTTGTTTCCAGCTTTCAATCTGGTGCAAACAGCGGCGCGGGTATTCGTCAAGCGGAATATTCAGCTTATCAATCAGTTCAGGATATGTCTGTTTAATAAAATACGGGTGATACTCCGCATTATGCTCGGAAGACTCCGTCACGTAGTAACCAAATTTGAACATCAGTTCAAATCGTACCATATCTCCGTGTTTTTCTTTTTGTTTTTGTTTGGCCCGGCGTTTAATATTTGGATACAAGTCCCTTCCGTCCTTTGTCACTTCAAGAAGCCAGGCCATATGATTAATACCGGCGATTTTTGATTGTACACCGGCCTCCTCCATGCCAAGCTGATGGAACAAGTCAGGGACACAAACCTGGACACTGTGGCATAACCCGACCGTCTTTACCCCACCGTAGGTATTCATAACGTTGGTCAAGACAGCCATCGGGTTGGTATAATTCAGAAACCAGGCATCCGGACAAACCTCCCGGATGTCTTCGGCAAATTCCATCATAACGGGAATTGTTCGTAAATTGCGGAAAATGCCGCCGATCCCTACCGTATCCGCAATCGTCTGCCTAAGGCCGTATTTTTTCGGAATTTCAAAATCAGTAATGGTACAAGGATCGTATCCCCCTACCTGGATAGCATTCACGACATATTTTGCTCCTCTCAGAGCTTCTTTCCGGTCCGTGCAGGCTTGAACACGGCAGGTACTGCCTGTTGTTTGCTTCAAGTTTTGCAGCATCTGTTCCGAATCACGGAGTCTTTCTCCGTCAATATCGAACAGCGCCAGCTCAAATCCCGAAAGCGATTCCGTGAGCATGCAATCGCCCAGTACATTTTTGGCAAATACCGTACTTCCCGCCCCTAAAAACGTAATCTTGGACATGACTTATATCCTCCCCGAAAAGTGATAGTTCTTCCTTGAATCAATATATAAGACCGGTGACGATTGAAGAACTGGCGGCTGCCCCCGGGTATCAATCACCGTACTTAAGCAGGAAACGGGAATGAGCACTAGCCAATTTTTACCAAAAATGAACGAGCCAAAACCCTGCTCGGCCAACCGCTGACTATTGAAGAGAATTGCTTCTTCTGTCGGCTTTTCTGATCCGCTCTATTTTTCCAAGCAATGTGAACTACCCACCACCTACGCTAACGCTTAGAGGCGGGGGCTTCTAAGGTAGTCATACCTAACGGTACAAAATTTACTTAGCTATTGAGCCTGTCCCATGCTCTATATAGGTTATGCTAACAATCGCAGCCCTTCACGTTTGATGTTGAAGGCCGCATTCCAGTCCCTGTTTACTATAAAACCACATTCACAGCGGAATGTACGATCAGAAAGGGATAAAGATTCTTTTTTCCGACCACAACAAGAGCAAGTTTTAGAAGAGGGAAACCACTTGTCGATTTTGATCAGCTTTTTTCCTTGTTCCTCTAACTTGTACTGGAGGAATGTCGTGAACATCCCCATGCATGATCAGCAATACTTTTACCGAAATTTAGGGCTTGTGACATTCCCTTCATATTGAGGTCTTCGATCACCACGCCGTCATACCGTTTCGCTAATTTTGCGATTCCTTATGTAGAAAGTCTTTTCGTTGATTGGCAATTCTTTCATGCAGCTTCGCTACTTCCAGTCCCTGTTTATGCCAACGATTAGAGCCTTTCTTTCTGCGTGATAGAATACGCTGTTTCTTCGCTAATTTTTCCAAGGCTTGCCGATAGAAACGAGGGTAATTGGCTGTCTTCCCTTCTTCACTATCGACAAATAAGCCATTCATGGAAAAATCTAAGCCAACAACAGCTTGTATTTGTTTTTGTATAGGTTGA
This Paenibacillus larvae subsp. larvae DNA region includes the following protein-coding sequences:
- a CDS encoding alpha-glucosidase/alpha-galactosidase; the protein is MSKITFLGAGSTVFAKNVLGDCMLTESLSGFELALFDIDGERLRDSEQMLQNLKQTTGSTCRVQACTDRKEALRGAKYVVNAIQVGGYDPCTITDFEIPKKYGLRQTIADTVGIGGIFRNLRTIPVMMEFAEDIREVCPDAWFLNYTNPMAVLTNVMNTYGGVKTVGLCHSVQVCVPDLFHQLGMEEAGVQSKIAGINHMAWLLEVTKDGRDLYPNIKRRAKQKQKEKHGDMVRFELMFKFGYYVTESSEHNAEYHPYFIKQTYPELIDKLNIPLDEYPRRCLHQIESWKQMKKDLVHNKNLEHHRSHEYASYILEAMETNRPYKIGGNVMNTGLITNLPKDACVEVPCLVDASGINPVYIGDLPPQLAALNRTNINTQLLTIEAAITGKKEHIYHAAFLDPHTSSELSLDDIVSLCDDLIEAHGEWLPKFN